A genomic segment from Bradyrhizobium diazoefficiens USDA 110 encodes:
- a CDS encoding ATP-binding protein produces MKPFGFFHLKGIGGQIAALVLASTVALHLVVTAAFLISRPDRPDTPPDGAHQLTDAALLLGSTEASERPRLVADLSRAFPKLGIEMHAPGTAAIVETSDSQHLRGMRRHLGRGYKVVQLAADDTAHRVGVELPDGSVIAGRVDGGPRPWFWGAPWLTALMTTFICVTVLGLWAARALAAPLSSFAEAAENFSLDGEADPLPERGPEEIRSVARALNRMHERIARLMSDRTRMLAAISHDLRTPITRLRLRAEFIEDEVNRKRMLIDLDQMRSMLESVLSLLRNDRNVEAVTLVDIASTLQLIADQFGDMGHVVHYDGPASATAAARPDDLHRGVTNLVENAVRYGAEVTIRLDISGTRLVIDVEDDGPGISDARKQEMLEPFARGDDARTMDESTGFGLGLSIAHAIAIAHGGTLSLHDRTPHGLIVRMELPVWQEPRLAA; encoded by the coding sequence ATGAAGCCGTTCGGGTTCTTCCACCTCAAGGGTATCGGCGGGCAGATCGCCGCGCTGGTGCTGGCTTCCACCGTCGCGCTCCATCTCGTCGTCACCGCCGCCTTCCTGATCAGCCGGCCGGACCGCCCGGACACGCCGCCGGACGGCGCCCATCAATTGACCGATGCCGCGCTGCTGCTCGGCTCGACCGAGGCCAGCGAGCGGCCGCGCCTCGTCGCCGACCTTTCGCGCGCCTTCCCCAAGCTCGGCATCGAGATGCACGCGCCCGGCACGGCGGCCATTGTCGAGACGAGCGACAGCCAGCACCTGCGCGGAATGCGCCGTCACCTCGGACGCGGCTACAAGGTGGTGCAGCTCGCCGCCGACGACACCGCGCACCGCGTCGGCGTCGAATTGCCAGACGGCAGCGTGATCGCCGGCCGTGTCGATGGCGGCCCGCGGCCGTGGTTCTGGGGCGCACCGTGGCTGACGGCGCTGATGACCACCTTCATCTGCGTCACCGTGCTCGGCCTGTGGGCGGCGCGCGCGCTGGCCGCGCCGCTGTCGTCCTTTGCCGAAGCCGCCGAGAATTTCAGCCTGGACGGCGAAGCCGATCCGCTGCCCGAGCGCGGCCCGGAGGAGATCCGCTCGGTGGCGCGCGCGCTCAACCGCATGCATGAGCGGATCGCGCGGCTGATGTCGGATCGCACCAGAATGCTGGCGGCGATCAGCCACGATCTGCGCACGCCGATCACGCGGCTGCGCCTGCGCGCCGAGTTCATCGAGGACGAGGTCAACCGCAAGCGCATGCTGATCGATCTCGACCAGATGCGCTCGATGCTGGAATCCGTGCTGTCGCTCCTGCGCAACGACCGCAACGTCGAGGCGGTGACGCTGGTCGACATCGCCAGCACGCTCCAGCTCATTGCCGACCAATTCGGCGACATGGGCCATGTCGTGCACTATGACGGCCCCGCTTCGGCCACCGCGGCGGCGCGTCCCGACGACCTGCATCGCGGCGTCACCAACCTCGTCGAGAACGCCGTGCGCTACGGCGCCGAGGTCACGATCCGCCTCGACATATCCGGCACCAGGCTCGTCATCGACGTCGAGGACGACGGCCCCGGCATTTCGGATGCACGCAAGCAGGAGATGCTGGAGCCGTTCGCGCGCGGCGACGATGCGCGCACGATGGACGAGTCCACCGGCTTCGGCCTCGGCCTGTCGATCGCGCACGCGATCGCGATCGCCCATGGCGGAACGCTGTCGCTGCACGACCGCACGCCGCACGGGCTGATCGTGCGGATGGAGCTGCCGGTCTGGCAGGAGCCGCGGCTCGCCGCGTAG